The region AGAGTTAGCCACGAGAAGGGtacatggtggtatggctgcttagcttcagcagtttggcaTGAGAAGCGTACAGGGTGGTATgtttgcttagcttcagcagtttaacatgagaagggtacaggatGGTATGGCTGATGCTCGCTAATCACCATAACATACACATTCATTTGCAGGCAGACGTAGACAGTCAAGACCGACCTGCGAAGATATGCTCAAAACCACTGGAGTCCTTCGCATTGTTGTTGCGGGAGTACAGGCCGAACCACATCATCTTCAGGTCATATATGAACTCTGCTTCTGAACTGTAGAAGCCTGCGGACACACACCAACACGACGGGCAATATGTTACACTCACCCGCTCATTGCATTCTACTAATACAATACCCAGAATATACGTACACATAGATGAATACTGGTTTATCAGCTTCATTCAGActgaatattcataataatgaGCTTTGTTTACAAGGTCTTTTCAAATTGGATGCTCAAAGTGTACTctagcagaaaaataaaagaacagtaaaaatgcatgaacacaATTAATCTAAAACAACctacaatataaacacaaagtACAACAGAGATACAATAATTAGGGAAAATAACAGCAGAAATCACAGAGAATTATAGTAAAACCAGGTTTTAAAAtagttgtttttaaaactgaattagAGGTGAGAATATTCaggactgctgggtggcttatCCTGTTAAGCCACTTTTACAGTGCATGGATATGCCTACAGTCTGGTACCGAATCCGGACCTTGTCAGTGTCAACTGCGGCAGCCTTGCAAGGCAATGCACAAGTGGCATCTCCCAGAAAAGGGAGGGTTACAATTGACTTGGATGACAGTGCCTCATCACGTACCAgggacccctgctggtcagttgGGTGCCtatacacttcctgtttgcacatgaatggtcttcctctgactcatacTTGTGCAAGCCTAACGTTAGGCTGTGGTGGGAtaagaagcagtggctgactTCACATGCTTCCGAAGACAGCACTTGCTTGTCTGCTCTCCCGAAGATACAGTACAACAGAGGTTTCAGCAACGATGATGAACACCACTGGGAATTCCAAGTTAGGTGAAAAGGGGGCATTAAAAAAGGCTGAATATTGAAGAGAGGGACTCAGCAGGGAGTGGGAGGAGCGAGGTACCTTTGCTGTGGAAGAAGGCGTAGAGCTCTTGACCGATTTTGGTGTTGGATATAGCCTCCCGAAGGAAGGTGTCCTGCTCGGccagctgggctgagctgaacCTCTCCGTCTGTCCCGTGTATCTCTGGTAGTTGTCCAGCAGAGCCAGGAATGCAGCAAATGTGGGTTTGGAGAAGAGGGAAGAATCCAGGTAGCTGAACAAgctggacagacagaaaggaCCCACATCAGCAAGCCTGAGCCAGTGACTGCTGAACCCAAAGGACTTTTTTAAACCATACAAGGTCAAGGGCCCGAACCCTGGCTCTGGTGAGCTGCatagtctgctggttttcattgtcaCTCAGCACTAAATGGAACAAATAAAGCAGTGGATGCAGATTGACTCACTGAACTAGGATTCTTGAGTCTATGCAGTTTGgttattttaaggtgaaaacaaaaatgatccAACAGAAACTCTGCCACAGTGACTGAACAGGGGGTCTTgctgtgcgtgattgtgtggaTATAGATAGTCGTAGTCTTACAGGTCAAGGGAGAACTGTGTGGATAGTACCACAACCTTAtggttggggggtgggctgTGTGGATAGTCATAGCCTTATGGATACTGGGTGGACTGTGTGGATAGTCATTGTTTTGTGGGTACTGAGTGGACTGTATGGATAGTCGTAGCCTTATGGGTACTGAGTGGACTGTGTGGATAATCATAGTCTTATGGGCATGAGGCAGCCTGTGTGGATAGTTGTAGTCTTATGGGTACTAGGTGGACTGTGTGGATAGTCATAGCCTTATGGGTATGAGGTGGATTGTGTGGATAGTTGTAGTCTCATGGGTACTGGGCAGACTGTGTGGATAGAGCCTTATGGGTACTGGGCAGACTGTGTGGATAGAGCCTTATGGGTACTGGGTGAACTGTGTGGATAGTTATAGCTTTATGGGTACTGAGTGGACTATGTGGATAGTTGTAGCCTTTTGGGTACTGGGTGGACTGTGTGTATAGAGCCTTATGGGTACTGGGTGgactgtgtgtgtagtgataGCCTTATGGGTACGGAGTAGACTGTGTGGGTAGTCGTAGTGTTATGGGTACTGGGTGGACTGTGTGGATAGAGCCTTATGGATACTGGGTGGACTGTGTGGATAGAGCCTTGTGGGTACTGGGTGGACTGTGTGGATAGAGCCTTGTGGGTACTGGGTGGACTGTGTGGATAGTCATAGCCTTGTGCCTTATGGTTCAGGTGGTGAgctatattcatattcatagcCTTGTGCATGGGGGGGTCAGCTGTAAGAATAGTTGCAGCCTTACGAGAGAGTGTGGGTTGTATAGATTGCTGTAGTCTTATAGGTAGAGGGTAGGCTGTGTGGATAGTTATAGTCTTACAGGTAGAGGGAAGGCTGTGTGTATAGTCATAGCCCTAAGGGTAGAGGGTATGCTGTATGGATTTTTGCATCTTTATGGTTGGGTGAGAGCTGTGTGGTTAGTAGTAGCCTTACGGGCGGGGGGAGAGGTCCTTCCGTGAGCTAGTCTGAGAGTCGGACACTCTGGCCTGAGTGTCGATCTCCAGCTCAAAGGGTGAGGCCTTGTTTGAGTCCAGCGCGTAGAGCAGCTCAGACAGGGTCTTCAGCTCTGAATCTGAGATGGCCGCTCCGCCAGAGGAACCTCCAGAAAACAAACAGGGTGGAGgtgaagagacagacagacagacagacagacaggcagacagacagacagacagacagacagacagacagacaggtaggcagacaggcaggcaggtatacagacagacaaacagataggcaggcaggcaggcagacagacatgcagacagacagacagacagacaagcaggcagacaggcaggcaggaaagcaggcagacagacagaccggcgggcaggcaggcatgcagacagacagatagacagacagacaagcaggcaggcaggcatgcagacatttacatttacttaCTTCACAATAATACGCTTCACAAGTATTAAACCAGTGCGATAATAAAAGACTTAATAATATAACTGAATATGTCCAAAAATCATCTAAAATCAAAGTCTAaagaaattaattcattcagttttaGAGTGAAGTATTAGTACATTTAAAACTAGCTGTTCTGTATTCTGCTCATTTGGAGTTTCAGAGACTGGAAATACTTTCACATCACTTGATGAAACTGCTGGAAAGAGGCAATAAACCCATCAGTTCTCTTAAGCATTTAGTTAGATTGTGAGTCTGAAAAAATGATGTGAACGCAACACAGATTATTGTCATAGCTGATGCCACACTGCTATTTCAAAAGCCTTACTGAAAAGCATTCCAAATACCGCAAGTCTGAAAGATAAGGAGCCTTCCACTGAAGAAGCCGGGTGAGGTGAGTGATGTTTATAATCAGCTGCtttcttaattaatttcatgctGAGTAACAGCTGATCCTTCCCCAGGACTCATACTGAGAGCTCCAGGCTTTGAGGAGCTCTGGGAAACCCATTTATTTCTTGTACTCTAGTGACCTCTGCTGGACATTTGGTGGAAGTGACATCCAAAGAGAATTCTCTTTGCAAGAAAGTGCCCTTTGCAATTGCAATGGTTTGGAGTTGAGTGTGCTGAAATACAAGCGCTCAtggaaacacacagatacacacagacacacacacacaggagttcTATGCCCTGCCAAATCCCAGTTCTGGACCTTGACCCTGATTTACACCTGGAGTATGTTATTTAGTGCAACATATATTAGTTATGCTTTATATAATATGTTAGAAACATGTTAGGAATAACCAAAATcaaccactagagggcagtattATGTATTCCTGAAACAAAGCCAAGGGGGCAGCTAACACTATGACAATTTAATGAGTAAAAATTTAAATCTCAGAGACATATGGTGGTCATCACCACACATTCTCAAGTTCGGTCATTCGCTCAGAACACTGAAAGCCTTTTAGGTGTTAATTTTGCGTGTCTCGTCATTTGTTAGGGTTTGGACCGGAGCTGGCTGTAGTTGCCTAGACGATGCTCACCCCCACAGTGCTGGCTGTAGTCATTGCAGCAGTTGTTGTACTGGCTGCATTTGGAGTTGCAGTGGCACTGGTCCTGATAGTCATACCGCTCTCCACACCTTCCCTTACAGGAAGTGGAACCTGCCAAACAGAGTTAACGCCACGGATTACCTCCACAACAGACCTGCTTTAACGTCTCTGTGGAGCTCTGGGggtgtttcatgaagcaggattacggagttagctggataactgtgctgagtaaagcctttttacttcagtccatgttccaaaTTTtggagggttccaggttttactcaatgcagttatccagctactcagtaatcctgcttcatgaagcAGTGCCCTAGTTTATGAGAGGgtgaaatgctaaataaatatatgtttttaattatataacatatatgtattatttattcagagtattataattattattagtagtagtattactattgttattacTACTAGTACTAGTTTGCATTTTATATCAGTTATATTTTagtctttatatttattgtcgtcattaattttattgttgctattattaCAAGTattatgctttggcaatatgtatatcaaaatatatcatgccaataaaacattttgaatctGAAATTGATAAACATGCAATATAACAAATtaattatgacaaatatgcaatcaaTTTGCAATGGTTTGGCTAAATAAGTGATACCAATAAAGCAGTAAAATTTCAACTGAgatgaaaagaaaggagtaGAAATAAGCAGTAGgtgacaaacagaaaacagatgcCACAACTGCAGGCTgtagcagagaaagagagagagagagaaggagggacagaaggagggagggagagagacaaaaagagagacgTCTCCtttatgttttgtcatttagcTCTTGCTCTTCtccagtgatgacatcacattatCATCACATTAACTTATGACATTGAGGTATGAGACATTAGTGTTAGTTAGACAGTAGTGGGGAGATTGAGAGCTTATTCTACCACTAGGGAGCAGAGTAGAGGAGTCATGCCCAAAAAGAGGAAACCATTTGAGGAAGACATGGCAGGGCCACCACAGGTTACAGAGCAGAGTGGTCTGGCGGGAGTGTAGGGGCTGGCAATCCATCATGGATAACATGTATAGTTCCTTTTGTTTCCCCACAGGCTAGGACCAGggttttgtatttataaacagCCAGTGACAAACAGCTCCAgtatacctccacaagatcttcaaaccctaaatgccagccagacccctccattccgctacctcaggacgcctggcacctccccctcttcgcacttgcgcttcccggttacgcctcctgtctgttctggcctcacgatggtggaatgacctccccgtggaggtcagaacagctgagacactgacacacttcaagcgacaactgaagactcacctcttcaggctgcacctctccccatccctccctacctccctgtaatctctaaattgactgtaagcttagggttgtaactaggtagctgtttcgtagttgacatagttaatgcactcgtgtcttaactactgcttgtatttttgcatagactgcgttgctGTTCTTgcttgtgttagtgttaatcagtttaacctgcagggtccaagttaaactatgcggttgttccctgcacttggaacggtacttctctctagggttttcgacacacttgtccCTGATCTTGGTAATACACTGTGttgtatgtcactctggataagagtgtctgccaaatgcttgtaatgtaacgtaatatTTAAACTAAGGTTTTGTATTTATCTGAAGCCATGGAGGAGGATGAGTAGAGTTGTGGTATGTATGCTGTAGACACACAGGTTATAGACAGCCCAATCAGCTGCGTTCTGTTTGAGAGGGAGGGGTCTGCCGTCACGCGGTGAAGGCACAGAGGAGAGAGCTGCTGTAGTTCTGGGATGTGAAAGAAAGATGTGGCGTGCAAAGAGGAACCGAACCTTTGCAGAGGGTGTAGTAGTCGGAGCAGCAGTCTCCAAAGCGCTCGCAGGCGGAGTTACACTGGCAGGTGTACGCGGAATCCGTCCCGTATCCACAGCGACGCTGACAGGAGTCCAGGGTgtctgcacacagcacagaggggaGTAGAGCAGAGCAGCGCTGTGGTCAGGACAGCTCATCAAGGTATTCATGATTACACCGCACTGAAAACTTTACACACAGCGCAACTGACACAGTCAACAACACACTCTCCTCTGTAACACAGGACTTTAACACCTCATGAATTATCTATggtttataataaaaatgtatgtcttaGAAATACGAGCACCAAACATTAGCCTGACAGCAATGGCAAACCACATGAGCCAGAATGTAGCATTTGCAGAGGGTTTAGGGCTAACGCTAACAGAGAGCTGAAGCTATAGCACTTACTGCCCTGTCCCAGAGAGAACAGAGTGACAccgagggagaggagcaggataATCTTCATCGTGAACTGGCCGTACCGAACAGGAGCACCCCACAGCAGGGCGTCAGTTTTATAGTCGGCCGATCTGGCAAATCACAAGCCACGCAGCACAAAAAAAGCCCCTCCTACCTCATTTAGGGTCCACTCACCTGGCTGCTTCAGGGTATGAAATGCACAGCGTTAGTTACACACGTGCACCCTGTAGTATTATCTGATTATTCACTCATTTAATTCACTCTTACCAGGAGCAGCTCAAGCAGCTAACATCAGGCTGCATTAAATATACGTCACCAAAGGGGCAAGAGAAACGATGAAACAAGCAAACAGATTGTCTAACAAATATCTTGAAGAGTAATCTACTTACATCATCCTAAATATGCCCATGAAGCCCAACAATCACCTCTGAAGtagcattattttaaaacataaggTGACGGGCAATGATTCATAGGAGCAGTGTCATAACAAATGGGGCCACAGCAGTGAGCACATAGTGTGTGGTTTGCACTTCCTGTTGGCTGAATCACATAAATCACGCAAAGTGTGTACTGGAACGATCTGCAACAGCTGATCTGTGTTCTTTGGTTCCAATGCCATTTGTTGGAGTTTGATGTAAATAATCAAACCAACAGGGTACAGTACTGCtgatactgttttatttattttttggcagatGAGTTATGATACCTACTGCAAACTGCGTAGGCACTTTGGAATCAGTGGGGGAAACGTAATGTGTGTTACGCTCACGGTACGAGCCAGAGTAATTTCCACACATGGATGGGTGGGACTCAGCACTCCTGGGACCACTACACTGATTCAGCAGTACAGTCTTACAGATAACGAAGGCCCGGGCAGGGAGTGGGAAAATGGCCACCTGCTCAGCAATGGGCTgctgaaaatatctgaaacaaCAGCAGATTACAGAGTCATGCAGCAGGCTGCGAAGGCATTAATCACAGAGACAGCTCCCCCAGCAAAGCCAGAAACGCTTCCGAAAGCACAATAAATCAACCAGACATCCTTGTGTTACATTGAGAAGTGCAGGGTCTTAACtttcaaaatgtgcatttaacccagctgggggaaaaaaaatacaataatgagTAATGATGGcattgttgttttaaataagGCCGCTGGTAAGGGGAGTCTTTGGGAATGTTCTTTCTTTAAAACTGAACTTAAAACAGAGGTCAGGCCACTCTCTGGGCAGGGGGAGTGTGCAATTATTTACTGGAAATTATACAATTGAACATATCTGAACATAATCAATCCTCAGTATAAAGAATTATTTGAACATTTCAGGCTGTAGTTGTCATTAATTCAtaatggaaaacacaaaaacagaagcattgtttaaaaataccatTTCAACATCAGGTATTTGATATTTGAAAAGATGCATAGAAATCAGATTaaaagttgtataaatggaaaatttTGGATGATTTAAGAACTTTGAAACCTTTGATTTAGATTGCacaaaaatctttattttgaaCCTTGGACTGAACGGTTTGCTTGTTTTGACAGCTCTTCTGGTCAGTACTCCGAGCGCGACCTTTGCTAATTTAATCTTTAAATGGTTTATTATTAAAAGTTCGCCCCTGTGCTGTGAGACAGCCCCACAGTACGGTGTGGAGTTGTCCGGGCCACCTGCGGAGTTTCTCACGCTGTCCGGCGGCCGCTCTCATAACACACCGCCACTGCGCGGAGAGCGGGCCCAACGCCGCCCGGCCGACGCACTGAGCGCGTGCACAGGCACCGCATCACGGCGCCTGCTGATGACCTCACCCCCGGGGCACCCGCAGACACGTACCCGGCTAAGGGCTGCGGGGGTTATGGGAGAAAGACGGGTTACTCACATAACCTGGCTGAAGGATGGACTGTAAGAGGGTTGGGATAGCCCATGTCAAATCACTGGATTGGTTATTCAACTGTCTATCAGATTGGCCGTAGGCCTGGGCCCCTTACGCTAGTGTGGGTGAGCTACAATAAGCGGAAGAATCCTGCTATTCAGCCTCATTTCTATATTGGGTCTTATCTACAAGGGTGACCTTCAttccaggtcctggagagccacaggatctgctggtttttgtttttgctttaatatcagcacccagttcagacccaagaaaccaggtgaggtgagttaactgtgtaatcgactgctttTTTAATGGATCAATTAGGTGCTgagagtaacaacaaaaactagcagaatgcatggctctccaggaccaggaatggaGATCATTGCCTCAGAGAGCTTGTTTATCTCTCAGGAATCCTGTGGGTAACGCATCGCCCCGTTTCATTTCGGGATGGGCTGCCAGGGGATCAGGGACGTGCACCCAAGCTGTCCTTTAACATCCCCTAAGGAACACAGCCCtaactgtaaaacaaaattacTGTGATGAGGTGTACAGCCTGGGACAATACTCCAGTACTCTGAGAGGTCCAGGAAGTGACAACAAACACAACATTTTGTCTTTGAAATTAAGCCCATGGGGGAAATGGGCAGGCAGATGCTTAGCAGTTAGCATAGCTAATGGACAAAGGCAGCAACGAGCATTCAGTCAGCTAATGTATCCTCCCTGTGAATGAAAGTGATGTTAGTCACTTTAAAAACATGGCACGTGCTTCTCAAGTAGACAAGCACACTTACCAGAGTAAGGcacacatgtactgtaaatcTCTGTTGTTAACAAACTGCATATAGATTATTGGTGAAACTAAGTAATACAGTGCAGGTGGCAGGtgtgtcatgttccggtgttcctgtctgcgttttccctgttgggccgccagatggcggcacttctgttttgtgtcctgttctccccctgttaattgtattattggttgtctcgttatcccatcattgttcccacctgtgtcttatcccctccttctggtttgattgttttttgagttcacctgtgtcttgttacccctgtctatttaagttctctgttcccttgactcgggtgctggttccttgtgtttgtttcctatctctgtttgcaaaccatatttacctgcctgcgtttgttctcacttgtgtttgtccccgagttgcgtttgttctgacttgtgtttgtccccgaattgtgtttgtttcctatctctgtttgcaaaccatatttacctgcctgcgtttgttctcacttgtgtttgtccccgagttgcgtttgttctgacttgtgtttgtccccgaattgtgtttgtttcctatctctgtttgcaaaccatatttacctgcctgcgtttgttctcacttgtgtttgtccccgagttgcgtttgttctgacttgtgtttgtccccgaattgtgtttgtttcctatctctgtttgcaaaccatatttacctgcctgcgtttgttctgacttgtgtttgtccccgaattgtgtttgtttcctatctctgtttgcaaaccatatttacctgcctgcgtttgttctgacttgtgtttgtccccgaattgtgtttgttcctgaattCTATTTGTTACAAACCGTTTGTACCtacctgtattttgttcctgacttgtgtttcattagattattttttgagtttgtgttttagcccattgtggccttgtctgttccctgtttgttcaCCTgttgtaagtaaagtctttgttaattttctcccttttgagtttcgtgtttttttccactctgcgcctgggtcccagcacccgtaccgtcacaAGGTGTCGTAGTCACACAGATGCAGAGAAGAGATGGAATAGCAGGCATAGTCCGCTTATCGCTCACACTACCACAAGGGGC is a window of Anguilla anguilla isolate fAngAng1 chromosome 13, fAngAng1.pri, whole genome shotgun sequence DNA encoding:
- the endou gene encoding poly(U)-specific endoribonuclease-A; this translates as MKIILLLSLGVTLFSLGQGNTLDSCQRRCGYGTDSAYTCQCNSACERFGDCCSDYYTLCKGSTSCKGRCGERYDYQDQCHCNSKCSQYNNCCNDYSQHCGGSSGGAAISDSELKTLSELLYALDSNKASPFELEIDTQARVSDSQTSSRKDLSPRPLFSYLDSSLFSKPTFAAFLALLDNYQRYTGQTERFSSAQLAEQDTFLREAISNTKIGQELYAFFHSKGFYSSEAEFIYDLKMMWFGLYSRNNNAKDSSGFEHIFAGEVKNGKVSGFHSWIQFYRLEKKGLMNYYSHSFDGPWTTFPDILGMQFNWDGYFKQVGSAIIGSSPEFDFALYSLCYIARPGKQCHLSLGGKTLVIQTYTWDNSYYGDGKKFIASGFPATPRALLLHPSILSSEDK